The DNA region GGCTGGATATGAACAGCAATTTCGCGAGACACCGCAGGCGGCTCCATCTACGCATCATCTCCTGGGCACGGACGAGCTGGGACGCGACCGCTGGGCCCGCTTGCTTTACGGAATGCGGGTTTCTTTAACGCTTGCGCCGTTGGCGGCGCTTTTCACAACGGTGCTTGCCGGGCTAGTCGGCGGAATAGCGGGATACTTTGGCGGATGGACAGAACGGTGCTGCAAACTGCTGATCGATCTATTTCTCTCCGTGCCCTGGCTATTTCTTCTCATCACGGTCCGGGCCGTCCTGCCTTTGAATGTTTCACCGGAAGCGTCTGTCACCGTGACTTTTGCTTTGCTGGGGCTTCTGGGATGGGCGGCTTCAGCGCGCGTGATATGCGCCGGCGCCAAAGACCTGATGAAATCGGAATTTGTATGGATGGCGCGCGCTTCAGGCTTTTCTGGATTAAAGCTGGTCCGGCTGCATCTTATGCCCAATCTGCGCGGCGCGCTGCTGGCTCAATTCTGGATTTCGATTCCTGTTTTCATCATTGCTGAAGCCAATCTAGGTGCACTGGGGCTGGGCGTGGCTGAACCTTTGCCGTCCCTTGGCAGCCTGCTGCGGGAACTTCAGGATTCGGTCATGGTACGTCCGGAACCTTGGCGGTTGCTGCCGCTTGCGGTACTTATATTGGTAATCAGTTCGTTCCAGGTATTGCTGAATAAACAGGAGATACGCACTTGATACGACGCTATTTAGTCTCTGCCCTCTTGTGGCTGGGCGCAGTTTCCGTGCTTGCCCAAAGCGGGGGAGAGCTGCGTTTCTGCCTACGCTCTGAGCCCAAGACATTTAATCCATTGTTGGTGGAAGACGAGGCGTCCGAAACCATCCGGTACCTGACCGGAGGCGTGCTTGTGCGCGTGAATCGGCTCACCCTGAAAGCTGAGCCCGACCTGGCGACTTCATGGAAAGCTTCAGAAGGCGGCAAGCGCATCCGGTTCAAGCTGCGTGAAGGATTGAAGTATTCTGACGGCACTCCTTTCTCTGCCGAAGATGTCGCGTACACCATGCAGCAATTGATGGACCCGGCTTTGCACTCCAGCACGGGCGATGCGTTCCGCTCGGCTGAGGGCAAGCTAACGACGCACGTAATTTCCGCTAAAGAAATTGACATTGATTTTCCGGCGCCCGTGGCGAACCTGGTGAATCTTTTTGATACGGTGGCAATCCTTTCAGCAAAGTCACCACAAAAGGAAATGGCCACGCTGGGGCCGTTCTACGTGGCAGAGCGCAAAGCCGGATCGTACCTGTTGCTGAAGAGAAATCCTTATTACTGGAAGAAAGATGCGGCAGGGAAGCAGCTTCCATACCTCGACTCAATCCGGCTGGATATTGAGCAGAACCCTGAAATTGAAGCGATGCGTTATAAACGCGGCGAAGTGCAGTTGATTAATACAGTCTCGCCGGCAATTTTTGAAAAGCTTTCCGCCGATAACGCTTCTGTTCGGGACGCCGGTGCTTCCACGGATACGGAACAGCTCTGGTTTAATCAGGTTCCGAGCGCGCCGCTGCCGGCCTACAAGAAAGCATGGTTTGCTTCGACGAACTTCCGACGGGCCATCTCTGAAGCGATCAATCGCAATGATCTGGCGCGAATTGTCTATCGCGGACATGCGGTGCCCGCTATTGGAATCATTTCGCCCAGCAACAAGTTCTGGTTCAACAGCGATCTTAAGCCGCACGCGTATGACACATCGGATGCGTTGCACAGGCTGCAACAGGATGGCTTTCATCTGCAAGGAGAAACGTTGAAAGACAAGGCCGGCAACGCCGTGGAATTTTCCATCGCCACGAACGCGGGCAATCGAGCGCGCGAAAGCATGGCCACCATGATCCAGCAGGACCTGAAGAAAATCGGGATCAAGGTAAACGTGGTCACCCTGGATTTCAACTCTCTGCTGGAGCGGATGACGCAATCCTACAACTATGAAGCTTGCCTGCTGGGCTTCCAGAACGTGGAACTCGATCCTAATTCGCAGATGGCCGTGTGGCTGAGTTCGGCCGACAATCATCAATGGAACCCGAACCAGAAATCGCCGGCAACGGCATGGGAAGCGGAGATCGATAAGCTGATGCGAGCGCAGGCTGCGTCCGGCGATGAGCACAAGCGCAAGCAATACTGGGACCGCGTCCAGCAGATTGCGTGGGAACAGGAACCTTTTATTTATCTGATTAATAAAGACGCGCTTGTGGCAATTGCACCGGCAGTGAAAAACGCCGAGCCCAGCGTGTTTCGCCCGCAGACTTTCTGGAACGTGGAAACGCTGGCGCTGGCGCACTAGGATCTTTTATGGATCTTCTTTCTGTCAGGCTGACGATTAACTATAAGGACAAGCCACCCGTCCTGGATGATCTGTGTCTGGAATTGCGTCCGGGTGAAGTCCTGGGGCTGGTAGGACATAGCGGTTGCGGAAAGAGTTCTTTGGCGCTGGCGATCCTTGGTTTGCTCAATCTGAAAAGCGGCAAGGCGCGTGGTTCGATTCTGTGGAACGGCCACGAATTACTGGCATTGAAGGAAAAAGAGTGGCGCAAACTGCGAGGCAAAGTGATTTCCTTTGTGCCGCAAAGCCCCATGTCGGCGTTGAATCCAGCGTTGCGGCTGGGCACA from Terriglobia bacterium includes:
- a CDS encoding ABC transporter substrate-binding protein; protein product: MIRRYLVSALLWLGAVSVLAQSGGELRFCLRSEPKTFNPLLVEDEASETIRYLTGGVLVRVNRLTLKAEPDLATSWKASEGGKRIRFKLREGLKYSDGTPFSAEDVAYTMQQLMDPALHSSTGDAFRSAEGKLTTHVISAKEIDIDFPAPVANLVNLFDTVAILSAKSPQKEMATLGPFYVAERKAGSYLLLKRNPYYWKKDAAGKQLPYLDSIRLDIEQNPEIEAMRYKRGEVQLINTVSPAIFEKLSADNASVRDAGASTDTEQLWFNQVPSAPLPAYKKAWFASTNFRRAISEAINRNDLARIVYRGHAVPAIGIISPSNKFWFNSDLKPHAYDTSDALHRLQQDGFHLQGETLKDKAGNAVEFSIATNAGNRARESMATMIQQDLKKIGIKVNVVTLDFNSLLERMTQSYNYEACLLGFQNVELDPNSQMAVWLSSADNHQWNPNQKSPATAWEAEIDKLMRAQAASGDEHKRKQYWDRVQQIAWEQEPFIYLINKDALVAIAPAVKNAEPSVFRPQTFWNVETLALAH
- a CDS encoding ABC transporter permease, with amino-acid sequence MKTIRVAAIGVLVLTALTVLGAHYLAPAGYEQQFRETPQAAPSTHHLLGTDELGRDRWARLLYGMRVSLTLAPLAALFTTVLAGLVGGIAGYFGGWTERCCKLLIDLFLSVPWLFLLITVRAVLPLNVSPEASVTVTFALLGLLGWAASARVICAGAKDLMKSEFVWMARASGFSGLKLVRLHLMPNLRGALLAQFWISIPVFIIAEANLGALGLGVAEPLPSLGSLLRELQDSVMVRPEPWRLLPLAVLILVISSFQVLLNKQEIRT